In Synechococcus sp. KORDI-100, a single window of DNA contains:
- a CDS encoding BspA family leucine-rich repeat surface protein, whose product MEWLVGIQQIGSRSTTKDDFNEADIDKKLTESGRIKNQLASGQHAFRGANISSENEAIESLDTSNLEDFTGIFGETDGFKSNLSDWKVGNVDSLSAAFEYSKDFTANISTWNTENVKSMYDMIAGAENFSADISQWNVSNVENMMYVFRDSINNNVDISKWDVGEVDKMTGMFEDSTFQDEINISNWNVSKVEKMDYMFEDAKDFNSDLSKWNVSRVEDMGSMFYGAIKFESDISEWDVSNVETMIRMFSGAENFNSNLSNWDVSNVHDMEEMFKGAKEFNQDISKWDVHYVDDMRKMFKNAESFNQDLSGWCVEGIDEEPDAFGEGSKLSDEHMPKWGECPTAIYGFDTFDEGVTGDDGPSSKAKTPKGVTFKGRNDNDDTLFGLSGDDTLKGKSGNDALYGGDDDDLIITGTKEKDDGINFADGGNGDDEIYSNNHDYDEKDIIGLKSSKLKPGKYKPEEIKFNEKLADTLIGGNGKDLYISQGGMSIIEDYEGDFSEAVTELDAEVDDSANHEAVIITNEDSGLRMGVLIESPVDQENREIWIFKPRKEGKRSEYIIDETNLEFSEVNEKYIQNSDYSLKGRILIKSKVDDDENPSEPIQDGGGNSGGGGDDDDNGGGSGSGGGIDFPGDSTQDTGNDSKIDGESIGIAGDGGSAGENNQLRVVTIEKQPSKDNFDVITRGTREDEKYKGNKAVDKQRGRAGDDTLIGAGGDDYQYGGKGADKLRGNKGSDVLLADSGKDLLKAGKGDDVAYGGKGNDTLTGGKGEDVFVLSSGKDVVTDFNVNQDGIGVVYAIDLQFNQKGDDLQIKGNDGVNTLLLNTDKEEFLANYPNNLEVIPVVEVDVI is encoded by the coding sequence CTGGAATGGCTCGTCGGTATTCAACAAATTGGATCAAGGAGTACAACAAAAGACGATTTCAATGAGGCAGATATCGATAAAAAGCTAACTGAATCTGGCAGAATTAAAAATCAGCTGGCATCTGGACAACACGCTTTTAGAGGGGCAAACATATCATCAGAAAACGAAGCTATTGAATCACTTGATACCAGTAATCTCGAAGACTTTACTGGAATATTTGGAGAAACAGATGGATTCAAAAGCAATCTATCTGACTGGAAAGTCGGCAATGTTGACTCTTTGTCAGCAGCTTTTGAGTACAGCAAAGATTTCACCGCCAATATTTCGACATGGAATACTGAAAATGTAAAAAGTATGTACGATATGATAGCAGGAGCCGAAAATTTCTCTGCTGATATATCTCAATGGAACGTTAGCAACGTAGAAAATATGATGTATGTTTTCAGAGATTCTATTAACAACAACGTAGATATTTCGAAATGGGATGTTGGGGAGGTAGATAAAATGACTGGCATGTTTGAGGACTCAACGTTCCAGGATGAAATTAATATTTCTAATTGGAATGTTTCCAAGGTAGAAAAAATGGATTATATGTTCGAAGATGCCAAGGATTTCAATAGTGATCTTTCAAAATGGAATGTTTCCAGGGTGGAAGACATGGGTTCCATGTTCTACGGTGCAATCAAGTTTGAAAGTGACATTTCCGAGTGGGACGTCTCAAACGTAGAGACTATGATAAGAATGTTCTCCGGTGCAGAGAATTTCAATAGCAATCTATCAAATTGGGACGTGTCTAATGTTCATGACATGGAGGAAATGTTCAAGGGCGCCAAAGAATTTAATCAAGATATTTCGAAATGGGATGTGCATTATGTTGATGACATGCGAAAAATGTTTAAGAATGCCGAGTCATTTAATCAAGACCTGAGTGGTTGGTGTGTTGAAGGAATAGATGAAGAACCCGATGCATTTGGAGAAGGATCAAAATTAAGCGATGAGCACATGCCCAAATGGGGAGAATGCCCAACAGCAATTTATGGCTTTGACACTTTCGATGAAGGTGTAACCGGTGATGATGGCCCCAGCTCTAAGGCCAAGACACCAAAAGGAGTGACGTTCAAGGGAAGAAATGATAACGACGATACACTTTTTGGATTGAGTGGTGACGATACTCTGAAAGGTAAGTCAGGTAATGATGCGCTCTATGGAGGTGACGATGATGATCTAATAATAACAGGAACCAAAGAGAAAGACGATGGCATCAACTTTGCAGACGGAGGAAATGGAGACGACGAAATTTACAGCAACAATCATGATTATGACGAAAAAGATATAATTGGTTTAAAATCAAGTAAATTAAAGCCGGGCAAATATAAACCCGAAGAGATAAAATTCAACGAGAAGCTTGCTGATACCCTTATTGGTGGCAATGGCAAAGATTTATACATTTCACAAGGTGGAATGTCAATCATTGAAGACTATGAAGGTGATTTCAGCGAAGCAGTTACGGAACTTGATGCAGAGGTTGACGATTCAGCCAACCATGAGGCTGTAATTATTACAAATGAGGATAGTGGTCTGAGAATGGGTGTTCTTATAGAAAGCCCTGTAGATCAGGAAAATCGTGAGATTTGGATTTTCAAGCCAAGAAAGGAGGGAAAGAGAAGCGAATACATTATAGACGAAACAAATCTAGAATTCAGCGAAGTGAACGAGAAATATATTCAAAATTCAGATTACTCTTTAAAAGGTCGCATTCTGATCAAGTCAAAAGTTGACGATGACGAGAATCCAAGCGAACCAATTCAAGATGGAGGTGGCAACAGTGGTGGTGGCGGTGACGATGATGACAATGGCGGCGGCTCCGGATCAGGAGGAGGCATCGACTTCCCCGGAGATTCCACGCAAGACACCGGCAATGATTCAAAGATTGATGGTGAGTCGATCGGGATCGCTGGTGATGGTGGAAGTGCTGGAGAGAACAATCAGCTTCGTGTTGTCACCATTGAAAAGCAACCGTCCAAAGACAACTTTGATGTCATCACACGCGGCACAAGAGAGGATGAAAAATACAAGGGCAATAAGGCAGTCGACAAACAACGAGGACGGGCTGGCGACGATACTCTCATCGGAGCCGGGGGAGATGATTATCAGTACGGGGGTAAAGGGGCCGACAAACTTCGCGGCAACAAGGGTTCTGACGTTCTGTTAGCCGACAGTGGGAAAGATCTTCTCAAAGCTGGAAAGGGCGACGACGTCGCTTATGGCGGCAAGGGCAACGACACACTCACTGGCGGCAAGGGTGAGGACGTCTTTGTTCTCTCTTCAGGGAAGGATGTGGTGACTGACTTCAATGTCAATCAAGATGGAATTGGTGTCGTGTATGCCATCGACCTTCAGTTCAACCAGAAGGGTGATGACCTACAGATCAAAGGGAACGACGGCGTTAATACCCTGCTCTTGAACACCGATAAAGAGGAGTTTCTGGCGAATTATCCAAACAACCTGGAGGTTATTCCAGTCGTGGAAGTGGATGTCATTTAA
- a CDS encoding LuxR C-terminal-related transcriptional regulator has translation MTPLTNRENDVLRLICDGLSNREIGLSLHIAETTARDHVHSIIRKMNARNRTACAVEGIRRQLVS, from the coding sequence GTGACTCCGCTGACGAACCGTGAAAACGACGTGCTTCGTTTGATCTGCGATGGTCTTTCGAATCGTGAAATCGGCTTGTCCCTTCACATCGCTGAAACCACCGCCCGCGATCACGTTCATTCGATTATCCGCAAGATGAATGCCCGGAACCGCACAGCCTGCGCTGTGGAGGGCATTCGCAGGCAGCTGGTGAGCTGA
- the lipA gene encoding lipoyl synthase: MSKYSAIAPAERLPEWLRRPIGKASDLEAVQAQVKQNRLHTICEEGRCPNRGECYAAGTATFLLGGSICTRSCAFCQVEKGRAPMPLDQAEAERVADAVASLGLRYVVLTAVARDDLADHGAALFTSTMASIRQRNPLIGIEVLTPDFWGGFADEQRAVRAQRERLSTVLSAQPACFNHNLETVQRLQGEVRRGATYQRSLGLLASARELAPSIPTKSGLMLGLGETHEEVIAAMRDLRAADCQRLTLGQYLRPSLAHIPVARYWTPEEFDALAVVARDLGFAQVRSGPLVRSSYHAAD; this comes from the coding sequence ATGAGCAAATACAGCGCCATCGCTCCAGCGGAGCGTCTGCCGGAATGGTTGAGGCGTCCGATCGGTAAGGCTTCAGACCTGGAGGCGGTTCAGGCCCAGGTGAAGCAGAACCGTTTGCACACGATCTGCGAAGAGGGCCGCTGCCCGAATCGCGGTGAGTGTTACGCCGCGGGCACGGCGACCTTCCTGTTGGGCGGCTCGATTTGCACCCGTAGCTGTGCCTTCTGCCAAGTGGAGAAGGGCAGGGCTCCGATGCCGCTGGATCAAGCAGAGGCTGAGCGGGTTGCTGATGCCGTGGCGTCGCTCGGTCTGCGTTATGTGGTGCTCACCGCCGTTGCCCGCGATGACCTGGCGGATCATGGCGCTGCGCTGTTCACCTCCACGATGGCGTCCATTCGCCAGCGCAATCCGCTGATTGGCATCGAGGTGCTCACGCCGGACTTCTGGGGTGGATTCGCTGATGAGCAACGAGCGGTGCGGGCACAACGAGAACGTTTGTCAACGGTGCTGTCAGCCCAGCCTGCCTGCTTCAACCACAACCTGGAAACCGTCCAGCGTCTTCAGGGTGAGGTGCGCCGTGGGGCGACGTATCAACGATCTCTGGGCTTGCTTGCTTCCGCCAGGGAGCTGGCGCCCTCGATTCCAACCAAGTCTGGCTTGATGCTTGGGCTTGGGGAAACCCACGAGGAAGTGATTGCGGCGATGCGGGATCTGCGTGCGGCTGATTGCCAACGCCTCACCCTGGGTCAGTACCTGCGCCCATCACTGGCTCACATCCCAGTAGCCCGCTACTGGACGCCAGAGGAGTTTGATGCCCTGGCTGTGGTTGCTAGGGACCTTGGTTTCGCTCAGGTGCGCAGTGGTCCGCTGGTGCGCAGCAGCTATCACGCAGCCGATTGA
- a CDS encoding DUF952 domain-containing protein, whose translation MQPTLYSFRRCPYAMRARWALLQAGLLVQWREIALKAKPQEMLDASPKGTVPVLVLGDGSVIDESLELMRWAFAQANPRHLVLNGASTALIAENDGAFKFHLDRFKYTDRYPGESRQNHQQAGLGILRVWSDRVAADGWLTGPQMSLADGALWPFVRQWRIADPDGFDDDARLTPLRQWLQHFLDSPDFERLMQRADPWSPGGHQPVFPADAIPVPLDQPLFHLALASDWRAAQTSGGYSVSTRGLTLAQAGFIHCSWEHQVQGTFQRFYRDAGEVLLLQINPADVAAPLRADASPCGELFPHLYGALPLLAVSAAKRYPQETA comes from the coding sequence GTGCAGCCGACCCTTTACAGCTTTCGACGCTGCCCTTACGCGATGCGGGCGCGATGGGCTCTGTTGCAGGCCGGGCTTCTGGTGCAGTGGCGAGAGATTGCCCTGAAGGCCAAGCCGCAGGAGATGCTGGATGCCTCTCCCAAGGGCACGGTTCCCGTGCTGGTATTAGGCGATGGCAGCGTGATCGATGAAAGCCTTGAACTGATGCGATGGGCCTTCGCTCAGGCCAATCCCCGCCATCTGGTTCTGAACGGCGCGAGCACTGCCTTGATCGCAGAGAACGATGGCGCGTTCAAATTCCATCTTGATCGCTTCAAGTACACCGATCGCTACCCGGGTGAGTCCAGGCAGAACCATCAGCAGGCGGGGCTCGGCATCCTGCGCGTCTGGAGCGATCGCGTCGCCGCTGATGGCTGGCTGACAGGGCCGCAGATGAGCCTCGCCGACGGCGCCCTCTGGCCATTCGTGCGTCAGTGGCGCATCGCCGATCCGGATGGCTTTGACGACGATGCGAGGTTGACGCCCCTGCGGCAATGGCTCCAACACTTCCTGGACAGTCCGGATTTTGAACGCCTGATGCAACGGGCCGATCCCTGGAGTCCCGGTGGCCACCAACCCGTGTTCCCGGCAGACGCCATCCCCGTGCCCCTCGATCAACCGCTGTTTCACCTGGCGTTGGCCAGCGATTGGCGAGCCGCTCAAACCAGCGGCGGCTACAGCGTCTCCACCCGTGGACTGACCCTTGCCCAGGCAGGCTTCATCCACTGCTCCTGGGAGCACCAGGTTCAGGGCACCTTTCAGCGCTTCTACCGCGACGCCGGTGAGGTGCTGCTGCTTCAGATCAACCCCGCCGATGTTGCAGCGCCGTTACGGGCGGATGCCTCCCCCTGCGGTGAACTTTTTCCCCATCTCTATGGAGCCCTGCCATTGCTGGCTGTTTCCGCCGCAAAGCGCTACCCGCAAGAAACAGCATGA